One region of Mucilaginibacter sp. 14171R-50 genomic DNA includes:
- a CDS encoding bifunctional 5,10-methylenetetrahydrofolate dehydrogenase/5,10-methenyltetrahydrofolate cyclohydrolase yields the protein MQLLDGKYVSEKLKVEIADEAAKILERTGRKPHLVAVLVGHDGGSETYVASKMKNCEKVGFKSTLARYEDDVTEEELLAKVAELNADQDIDGIIVQLPLPKHIDPEKVTERIDPKKDVDGFHPVNLGRMQRNLPSFIPATPYGITLMFKEYGIDTVGKHCVVVGRSNIVGSPMSILMARNTTPGNCTVTICHSRTPDIKKFTLDADILIVAIGKKNFITADMVKDGVVVVDVGMNRETSTLTKSGFKLYGDVDFEGVAPKASWITPVPGGVGLMTIIGLLKNTLASANKEVYQQ from the coding sequence ATGCAGTTACTCGACGGAAAATACGTATCAGAAAAATTAAAGGTAGAAATAGCTGATGAAGCAGCTAAAATACTGGAGCGCACGGGCCGTAAACCGCACCTTGTCGCCGTATTGGTTGGCCACGATGGCGGCAGCGAAACTTACGTTGCCAGCAAGATGAAGAATTGCGAAAAGGTGGGCTTTAAATCAACGCTGGCGCGTTATGAGGATGATGTTACCGAGGAAGAATTACTTGCTAAAGTAGCCGAATTAAATGCAGACCAGGATATTGACGGCATTATTGTACAATTACCACTGCCCAAACATATCGATCCTGAGAAAGTTACCGAACGCATCGATCCCAAAAAGGATGTGGATGGTTTTCACCCGGTAAACCTGGGCCGTATGCAGCGCAACCTGCCGTCGTTTATACCTGCAACGCCTTACGGAATTACGCTGATGTTTAAGGAATACGGTATTGATACTGTAGGAAAGCATTGTGTAGTGGTGGGTCGCAGCAATATTGTGGGTTCGCCCATGAGTATACTGATGGCACGTAACACAACCCCGGGTAACTGCACAGTTACCATTTGCCACAGCCGCACACCGGATATAAAAAAATTCACGCTTGACGCGGATATTCTTATTGTAGCCATTGGCAAGAAGAACTTTATTACCGCTGATATGGTTAAGGATGGCGTTGTAGTGGTTGACGTGGGCATGAACCGGGAAACCTCGACCCTAACCAAATCGGGCTTTAAACTGTACGGAGATGTGGATTTTGAAGGCGTTGCCCCAAAAGCCTCATGGATAACCCCTGTGCCTGGCGGCGTGGGCTTGATGACCATTATTGGTTTACTAAAAAACACGCTAGCTTCGGCTAATAAAGAGGTTTACCAGCAGTAA
- a CDS encoding aldo/keto reductase, giving the protein MEKRELGRSGIQVAPFCFGGNVFGWTADQKVSFALLDAFVDAGFDFVDTADVYSKWVPGNTGGESEAIIGNWLKQGGKRDKIILATKVGKPMGDGKKGLSKNYITRAVEDSLKRLQTDYIDLYQSHEDDPGTPLAETMATFDNLIKQGKVRTIGASNYSADRFREALQVSKDNGLARYETLQPEYNLYDREDYERQYESLCRENTVGVITYYSLASGFLTGKYRSEDDLSKSKRGAGVKKYLNGRGYKILAALDKIAEEYNTTPASVALAWVMARPGITAPIASATGIQQLNDLAKAARLDLGAEAIELLTTASSY; this is encoded by the coding sequence ATGGAAAAGCGTGAATTAGGAAGATCGGGCATACAGGTAGCGCCTTTTTGTTTCGGTGGAAATGTATTTGGATGGACAGCTGACCAAAAGGTTTCTTTCGCTTTGCTTGATGCCTTTGTTGATGCCGGGTTCGACTTTGTTGATACGGCAGACGTTTACTCAAAATGGGTGCCGGGGAATACCGGCGGCGAATCTGAAGCCATCATTGGCAACTGGCTAAAACAGGGTGGCAAACGCGATAAAATAATCCTGGCCACGAAGGTGGGTAAGCCTATGGGCGATGGGAAAAAAGGCCTGTCAAAAAATTACATTACCCGTGCCGTAGAAGATTCATTGAAGCGGTTGCAAACAGATTATATCGACCTTTATCAATCGCACGAAGATGACCCGGGCACACCACTGGCCGAAACGATGGCGACCTTTGATAACCTCATAAAGCAAGGAAAAGTACGAACTATCGGCGCATCAAATTACAGCGCAGACAGGTTTCGCGAGGCTTTACAGGTAAGCAAGGATAACGGTTTGGCCCGTTACGAGACACTGCAGCCCGAGTATAACTTATACGACCGGGAGGACTACGAGCGGCAATACGAATCGTTATGCAGGGAAAACACCGTAGGCGTAATCACCTATTACTCGCTGGCCAGTGGTTTCCTTACAGGAAAGTATCGCTCAGAAGATGATCTGAGTAAAAGCAAACGCGGCGCGGGCGTAAAAAAATACCTGAATGGCCGTGGTTATAAAATTTTAGCCGCTTTGGATAAAATTGCAGAAGAATATAATACCACGCCTGCAAGCGTTGCGCTGGCCTGGGTTATGGCGAGGCCGGGGATAACTGCCCCTATTGCAAGCGCCACCGGTATACAGCAATTGAACGACCTGGCTAAAGCGGCCCGGCTTGATCTGGGCGCCGAGGCTATTGAACTGTTAACCACGGCGAGCAGTTACTGA
- a CDS encoding DUF3820 family protein — protein MENIVPDPQILIDIVNTRMPFGKYKNTLLCDMPISYLEWLYKKGFPTGKLGMMLSTVFEIKTNGVDQILRQIKQRYGGRT, from the coding sequence GTGGAAAATATAGTGCCTGACCCGCAGATATTAATTGATATTGTAAACACCCGCATGCCCTTCGGCAAGTATAAAAATACCCTGCTTTGTGATATGCCTATCAGTTACCTGGAGTGGCTGTACAAAAAGGGCTTCCCGACGGGTAAGCTGGGCATGATGCTGAGCACTGTTTTTGAGATAAAAACCAACGGTGTAGACCAGATACTGCGGCAGATAAAACAGCGGTACGGTGGCAGGACATAG
- a CDS encoding lipopolysaccharide assembly protein LapB, whose amino-acid sequence MDTYYTIEEKYLQAVEELSYGETPKALNLLNVLIANDPFYARAHFQLGKIYYYDLKDYQTAGYHFKTCMEIDPLFSDNYFDYLSLVVFLKMDKQVKHVAAIALNTPGVNSSAIYELLGLYAEKNKEWDKALIAYHNAYMEATTKEQLESTEESIVRVKLKMRQGIAYQYTLTG is encoded by the coding sequence ATGGACACATATTATACTATTGAAGAGAAATATTTACAGGCTGTGGAAGAACTGTCGTACGGAGAGACACCCAAAGCCTTGAATTTACTTAACGTGTTGATCGCTAATGATCCGTTTTATGCGCGTGCGCATTTCCAGCTCGGTAAAATATATTATTATGACTTAAAGGACTATCAAACCGCGGGTTACCACTTTAAAACCTGCATGGAGATAGATCCTTTATTCTCAGATAATTATTTCGACTACCTGAGCCTGGTTGTATTTTTAAAAATGGATAAACAGGTTAAACATGTTGCTGCAATAGCGTTGAACACGCCGGGTGTTAATTCATCAGCCATATATGAATTGTTGGGCTTATATGCCGAGAAAAACAAAGAATGGGATAAAGCTTTAATAGCATATCACAATGCTTATATGGAGGCAACCACCAAAGAGCAGCTCGAAAGTACCGAAGAAAGCATTGTCCGCGTTAAACTAAAAATGCGGCAAGGTATTGCCTACCAATACACGCTTACCGGATAA
- a CDS encoding sorbosone dehydrogenase family protein has product MKNRPFKFVLTAALTGTVLFYACNDNSSKTKSDSAASAADTAATTSAGLTLPSGFSATILAENLGGTRHIAVSPQGDIFVKLGKPKNGKGILMLHENNGKAEVKTSFGDFEGTGIYIKNGYLYASSNEDVYRYKLNDKNQVAEGAKPETVVKGLLNRGEHEAKAILLDDAGNLYVNIGAYSNSCQVKDREKGSMGQPGCPILDSAGGIWQFKADRLNQTYKDGVRYATGLRNVVGMDWNKQNNQLFVMQHGRDALHDIFPAMFTTKQSADLPAECMYAINKGDNAGWPYIYYDQNQNKKILAPEYGGDGKKDGDPNNKYINPAAAYPAHLAPDGLLFYTGSQFPERYKNGAFIAFHGSWNRAPEPQAGYYVVFQPFKNGKPDGKWEVFADNFSGSAENTAKGNAEHRPCGLAQGPDGSIYVTDDSKGTIYKISYNK; this is encoded by the coding sequence ATGAAAAACAGACCATTTAAATTTGTACTTACAGCCGCGCTGACTGGTACTGTATTGTTTTACGCCTGTAACGACAATAGCTCGAAAACGAAATCAGATAGTGCTGCATCCGCAGCAGATACTGCAGCTACCACATCAGCCGGTTTAACGCTCCCTTCGGGGTTTAGCGCAACAATACTTGCTGAAAACCTTGGCGGTACACGCCACATTGCGGTATCGCCCCAGGGCGATATTTTTGTAAAACTCGGCAAGCCTAAAAATGGTAAGGGAATTTTAATGCTGCATGAAAATAATGGCAAAGCGGAAGTAAAAACAAGCTTCGGCGACTTTGAAGGTACAGGCATTTACATAAAAAATGGTTACTTGTACGCCTCATCAAACGAAGATGTATACCGTTATAAATTAAACGATAAAAACCAGGTTGCTGAAGGCGCTAAACCCGAAACCGTTGTTAAAGGCCTTTTAAACCGCGGCGAGCACGAAGCGAAAGCCATCTTGCTCGACGATGCCGGTAACCTGTATGTTAACATAGGTGCTTACTCTAACTCGTGCCAGGTTAAAGACCGTGAGAAAGGCTCGATGGGCCAGCCGGGCTGCCCTATACTTGATTCGGCCGGCGGTATATGGCAGTTTAAAGCCGATAGATTGAACCAGACCTATAAAGATGGTGTACGCTACGCTACAGGCTTGCGTAATGTGGTTGGAATGGACTGGAACAAACAGAATAACCAGCTTTTTGTAATGCAGCATGGCCGCGACGCGTTGCACGATATCTTCCCGGCTATGTTTACCACTAAACAATCGGCCGATTTACCTGCCGAATGTATGTATGCCATTAACAAAGGTGATAACGCGGGATGGCCTTATATTTACTATGATCAAAACCAAAATAAAAAGATATTGGCGCCGGAGTATGGCGGCGATGGTAAAAAGGACGGCGATCCGAATAACAAATACATAAATCCGGCTGCCGCGTATCCTGCTCACCTTGCGCCAGACGGCTTGTTGTTTTATACCGGCAGCCAATTTCCTGAAAGGTATAAAAACGGCGCTTTTATAGCTTTCCATGGTTCGTGGAACCGCGCACCCGAGCCACAGGCGGGTTACTACGTGGTTTTTCAGCCATTTAAAAACGGCAAGCCAGATGGTAAATGGGAGGTATTTGCAGATAACTTTTCGGGCTCAGCGGAAAACACTGCAAAAGGTAACGCAGAGCACCGCCCATGTGGTTTAGCCCAGGGGCCGGATGGCTCGATTTATGTGACCGACGACTCTAAAGGAACGATCTATAAGATAAGCTATAATAAGTAA
- a CDS encoding MBL fold metallo-hydrolase, with product MKYFQVAQGVWGMRIYLVNVFMIANRRGAARGWVLVDAGIKGAASKIIAMAEALFGPGTKPAAIILTHGHPDHTGALPELLKYWDVPVYAHHMELPYLTGRSSYPPADPEVGGGLMSLMSWIWRTKPLNISRNVREIDLYDGIPELPEWKVVHTPGHTPGHISLFFPLNTTLIAGDAFTTTEAESALSVLTYHKKVSGPPKYFTTDWIAAAKSVRKLAALQPRIAATGHGGVMRGKELSAGLNLLANRFESIAVPQSGRYVGHGAVADENGVRYIPPYTGTLKRNAAVAAAATILGFLLVRKAAKVWG from the coding sequence ATGAAATATTTCCAGGTGGCACAGGGTGTATGGGGGATGCGCATTTATTTAGTAAACGTTTTTATGATAGCCAACAGGCGTGGCGCTGCCAGGGGATGGGTTTTGGTTGACGCCGGTATTAAGGGCGCTGCCAGCAAGATAATTGCTATGGCCGAAGCCTTGTTTGGGCCGGGTACAAAGCCAGCCGCCATAATACTCACTCACGGCCACCCCGATCATACCGGCGCGCTGCCTGAGTTGTTAAAATATTGGGATGTGCCCGTATATGCCCATCATATGGAATTGCCTTACTTAACAGGCCGTTCATCGTACCCACCGGCCGACCCTGAAGTAGGCGGGGGGCTAATGTCGTTAATGTCGTGGATATGGCGCACAAAACCACTGAATATTAGTCGCAACGTTCGCGAAATTGACCTTTACGACGGCATCCCAGAACTGCCCGAATGGAAGGTGGTACATACACCCGGGCACACGCCGGGGCATATCTCGCTGTTTTTCCCGTTGAACACCACCCTGATAGCCGGCGACGCGTTTACCACTACCGAGGCGGAATCCGCCTTATCGGTACTAACTTATCATAAAAAGGTGAGCGGCCCGCCAAAGTATTTTACCACCGACTGGATAGCGGCGGCAAAATCTGTACGGAAGCTGGCCGCCCTGCAGCCCCGTATCGCGGCAACCGGCCACGGCGGTGTAATGCGTGGTAAGGAACTATCTGCCGGGTTAAACCTCCTGGCTAACCGTTTTGAAAGTATTGCAGTGCCGCAAAGTGGCCGGTACGTTGGGCATGGTGCCGTAGCCGACGAAAATGGCGTGCGTTACATACCACCTTATACGGGTACTTTAAAACGTAACGCGGCCGTTGCTGCCGCGGCTACCATACTTGGTTTTTTACTGGTGCGCAAAGCGGCAAAGGTGTGGGGGTAA